The proteins below are encoded in one region of Plasmodium relictum strain SGS1 genome assembly, chromosome: 5:
- a CDS encoding AP-4 complex subunit sigma, putative: MIEFLLMVNKQGQTRLSQYYNNLSIEEKTILEGELIRKCLSRVDYQCSFLQYREYKIIYRRYASLYLIVGVTNQDVNEFAILEMIHNIIEILDKYYENVCELDIMFNIDKTHFIIDEIICNGEICDMNKTNVLRPILLMDKFSLKM; encoded by the exons ATGATTGAATTTTTGTTAATGGTTAATAAGCAAGGACAGACAAGATTAAGtcaatattataataatttaagtattgaagaaaaaacaaTATTGGAAGGAGAATTAATCAGAAAATGTTTATCAAGAGTTGATTATCAGTGCTCTTTTTTGCAATACAgagaatataaaattatatacagAAG ATATGCTAGTTTATATTTGATTGTTGGTGTAACAAATCAAGATGTTAATGAGTTTGCTATACTTGAGATGATCCATAATATAATAGAAATTTTAGATAAATATTATGAGAATGTATGTGAATTAGATATTATGTTCAATATAGATAAAACTCATTTTATAATTGATGAAATTATTTGCAATGGAGAAATTTGTGATATGAATAAAACAAATGTACTAAGACCTATTCTTTTAATGGATAAATTTTCATTGAAAATgtga
- the SR12 gene encoding serpentine receptor, putative, translated as MISKIFYKKRIIFFLFLLLFLTNLDEKFTLEETEQIRLVRDASYVMQYKNNFFLSVLFYVKRIEICLYNFLLKRLNLNHFFVSSKVIYGLYDDENYSKFSNFCYSKGTSNGTLILSNLFIPNSKLLILNKTDNEIYYYGNNKKGKKCQDLEKEALFIHPFNDVPPEFLTSSYFIYEKDIDQELTEKNLNFILLNCGNKIKNAFKIEFRNNINFLRNHFSCEEQGLIEIYMLLMVILIVLSLIYFRKREKLTEINSSLKESIHCASLFFFFSNLFYFVHLISYAFNGTGFSILKVLSQIYESIFDCFIITIIYYILNRNNDRNKKFEETFRLSFIYSLLKFIYILFEIQNHQDLNLYSTLHSIIAFPFVVNRIIIAILIYKSGNKLLKEKTNMNENFFILFDTILYNLWILSIPVHYFFMKNFSMHFTHLFIHFINLFILIYLVYNLSQKKYEILDSKHPYLDL; from the exons atgattagtaaaatattttacaaaaaaagaataatcttctttttgtttcttttacTATTTTTGACAAATTTAGATGAGAAGTTTACATTAGAGGAAACTGAACAAATTAGGTTAGTAAGAGATGCTTCATACGTTAtgcaatataaaaataatttttttttatcagtaCTGTTTTATGTTAAAAGAATTGAAATATGTTTATACAATTTCTTATTAAAAAGATTAAATCTGaatcatttttttgtttcatcTAAAGTTATATATGGATTATATGATGATGAAAATTACAgtaaattttctaatttttgttattctAAAGGTACATCAAATGGAACTTTAATACTgtctaatttatttatacctAATTCTAAACTTCTAATATTGAACAAAACagataatgaaatatattattatggaaataataaaaaaggaaaaaaatgcCAAGACCTGGAGAAAGAAGCTCTATTCATACATCCATTCAATGATGTTCCACCTGAATTTTTAACTTCGTcctattttatatatgaaaaagataTAGATCAAGAATtaacagaaaaaaatttaaattttattctaCTTAATTGcggaaataaaattaaaaatgcttttaaaatagaattcagaaataatattaattttttaagaaatcaTTTTTCATGTGAAGAACAAG gtttaattgaaatatatatgttattaaTGGTTATATTAATTGTCTTATCTTTAATATACTTtagaaaaagagaaaaattaaCTGAAATAAATAGTTCATTAAAAGAATCTATCCATTGTGcttctctttttttctttttttctaatttattttatttcgtCCATTTAATTTCTTATGCTTTCAATGGAACTGGATTTAGTATTCTAAAAGTGTTAAGCCAAATTTATGAATCTATATTTgattgttttattattacaataatatattatatattaaatagaaACAatgatagaaataaaaaatttgaagaaACCTTTAgattatcttttatatattcattattaaaatttatttatatattatttgaaataCAAAATCACCaagatttaaatttatattccaCTTTACATTcta ttatAGCTTTTCCTTTCGTTGTCAATAGAATCATTATAGcaa tattaatttataaaagtggaaataaacttttaaaggaaaaaacaaatatgaatgaaaatttttttatactttttgaTACAATTTT atataATTTGTGGATATTATCAATACCtgttcattatttttttatgaaaaatttctcaat GCATTTTACTCATTTATTTATCCATTTCATTAATCTTTTTATCCTAATTT atttaGTATACAACTTATCACAAAAGAAATATGAAATTTTAGATTCAAAACATCCTTATTTAGacttataa
- a CDS encoding BSD-domain protein, putative, which translates to MGNKNTKKYELCEIQYEKEFELKFPWNEIIKWGSIDLNVDANITIIKKIIEEIKDITIDEESFFNITEGKSLDAFNFENSFVEWATALLKEITNLKKVRYQIVPKLINENEFWLRYFATIKMIIIKNLFDTIQN; encoded by the exons atggGAAATaagaatacaaaaaaatacgAATTATGTGAAATTCAGTACGAAAAAg AGTTTGAGTTAAAATTTCCTTGGaatgaaattattaaatggGGAAGTATTGATTTAAATGTAGATGCAAATATtacaataattaaaaaaataattgaagaaataaaagatataacTATAGATGAAGaaagtttttttaatataacagAAGGAAAAAGTTTAGATGCATTTAACTTTGAAAATTCTTTTGTTGAATGGGCAACAgcattattaaaagaaattactaatttaaaaaaagtaagatACCAAATTGTTCCTAAGctaattaatgaaaatgaattttGGTTAAGATATTTTGCTactataaaaatgataattataaaaaacttGTTTGATACTATTCAAAattga